In Pyxidicoccus xibeiensis, the following proteins share a genomic window:
- a CDS encoding metallophosphoesterase family protein: MRIAVISDLHLGRRDAADHFGHDDSAFLRFLRFLEGNFERIILLGDIFETLTPRTPGRYAAELAAARAAHPDIVQRFALPQYHYIHGNHDLVAGTLLGAPEQLVLEADGVRMLFTHGHHHDWVIRKARWLSEAAVWAGAWLRRMRLRAMFRMFQALDERMTNALPDPARCTFQRWALARANDSAADIVVTGHTHLGMRVEHGSRLFLNSGTCSEGQFSFLSLDTRTAQYGLHTRW, from the coding sequence ATGCGCATCGCGGTGATTTCGGACCTGCACCTGGGAAGGCGGGACGCCGCGGACCACTTCGGACATGACGACTCCGCCTTCCTGCGCTTCCTGCGGTTCCTGGAAGGCAACTTCGAGCGCATCATCCTGCTGGGTGACATCTTCGAGACGCTGACGCCGCGCACGCCGGGGCGGTACGCGGCGGAGCTGGCGGCGGCGCGCGCCGCGCACCCGGACATCGTCCAGCGCTTCGCCCTGCCCCAGTACCACTACATCCACGGCAACCACGACCTGGTGGCCGGGACGCTCCTGGGCGCGCCGGAGCAGCTCGTGCTGGAGGCCGACGGGGTGAGGATGCTGTTCACCCACGGGCACCACCACGACTGGGTCATCCGCAAGGCGCGCTGGCTGTCGGAGGCGGCGGTGTGGGCCGGCGCCTGGCTGCGGCGGATGCGGCTGCGGGCCATGTTCCGCATGTTCCAGGCGCTGGACGAGCGGATGACGAACGCGCTGCCGGACCCGGCCCGGTGCACCTTCCAGCGCTGGGCCCTGGCGCGCGCCAACGACAGCGCCGCCGACATCGTCGTCACCGGGCACACCCACCTGGGCATGCGCGTGGAGCATGGCAGCCGGCTGTTCCTCAACAGTGGGACGTGCTCGGAGGGCCAGTTCTCCTTCCTCAGCCTGGACACCCGCACCGCGCAGTACGGCCTGCACACGCGCTGGTAG
- a CDS encoding imm11 family protein encodes MFRRFTEALRVLARRSPRQASTPGALWENPPEVSEQAAEPALGEPPRRMSAARRPAARASRPVRYFDLHDDYRFPERVELSDPVSLEKVKVDSVWQFTSGARVTGLGKLRCAPQPPGVPLDFSLAGAGLTPIVSARVASIFRELAPDDVQLLPVEIEDRRERFFILVATRLLRCIDERACTELRLYTPEDGLPERVGQYRTVRGLRVDPEKTAGARVFRSWGWPVSLIVSEGIKEALEHAGVTGARFAEVTGPVPPQHRRKAGAKKPRKTRR; translated from the coding sequence ATGTTCAGGCGGTTCACCGAGGCGCTCCGCGTGCTGGCGCGACGCTCCCCGAGGCAGGCCTCCACTCCCGGAGCCCTGTGGGAGAATCCGCCCGAGGTGTCGGAGCAGGCCGCCGAGCCGGCCCTGGGCGAGCCGCCCCGCCGGATGTCGGCCGCGCGCCGGCCCGCCGCCCGCGCCTCCCGGCCGGTGCGCTACTTCGACCTCCACGACGACTACCGCTTCCCCGAGCGGGTGGAGCTGTCCGACCCCGTCTCCCTCGAGAAGGTGAAGGTGGACTCCGTCTGGCAGTTCACCTCCGGCGCGCGGGTGACGGGCCTGGGGAAGCTGCGCTGCGCCCCCCAGCCGCCCGGAGTCCCGCTCGACTTCTCCCTGGCGGGCGCGGGGCTCACCCCCATCGTCAGCGCGCGGGTGGCCTCCATCTTCCGCGAGCTGGCCCCGGACGACGTGCAGCTGCTCCCGGTGGAGATTGAGGACCGCCGCGAGCGGTTCTTCATCCTCGTCGCCACGCGCCTGCTGCGCTGCATCGACGAGCGCGCGTGCACGGAGCTGCGCCTCTACACGCCGGAGGACGGCCTGCCCGAGCGCGTGGGCCAGTACCGCACCGTGCGCGGCCTGCGCGTGGACCCGGAGAAGACCGCCGGCGCCCGGGTCTTCCGCTCCTGGGGCTGGCCCGTGAGCCTCATCGTCTCCGAGGGAATCAAGGAAGCCCTGGAGCACGCGGGCGTCACCGGGGCCCGGTTCGCCGAGGTGACGGGCCCCGTCCCGCCGCAGCACCGCCGCAAGGCGGGAGCGAAAAAGCCAAGGAAGACACGGCGTTAG
- a CDS encoding serine/threonine protein kinase: protein MPAPAEESYFGKYRIVQQLASGGMAHIFLASIDGPDGFSKPCVVKRVLPEYENQEAFSRMFADEAKVAALLTHPNIVQVFDFGKIDGQYYLAMEWIQGQSLDRLLRSASKVGYPIGPRVAVEVGLALADALAYAHAKTLPDGTPLRLVHRDVTPGNVLVSREGIVKLADFGIVKSAVNLERTLVGVVKGKYPYMSPEQIHNRELDHRSDLFSLGIVLYETSTGKRLFKRDTVEATIFATSQAEVPPPSEVVPGFPAELERILLRLLAREPDARYANAREVREELEQFRASQGWTPGGRELATAVTTLFPPDKTGQVPTALSAFGASASGSGSGSSSSRTPSGVPGSRPAPVEATSATEHVPSAPAMAPAKAEGFPLGIAVAAGVAVLGTALFWMFVA from the coding sequence TTGCCGGCTCCCGCAGAAGAGAGCTACTTCGGCAAATACAGGATTGTCCAACAACTCGCGTCTGGTGGGATGGCCCACATCTTCCTGGCCTCCATCGACGGGCCGGACGGGTTCTCCAAGCCGTGCGTGGTGAAGCGCGTGCTGCCGGAGTACGAGAACCAGGAGGCCTTCAGCCGGATGTTCGCCGACGAGGCGAAGGTCGCCGCGCTGCTGACGCACCCCAACATCGTCCAGGTCTTCGACTTCGGGAAGATTGATGGCCAGTACTACCTGGCCATGGAGTGGATTCAGGGCCAGTCGTTGGACCGGCTGCTGCGCTCCGCCTCGAAGGTGGGGTACCCCATTGGCCCGCGCGTGGCGGTGGAGGTGGGGCTCGCGCTGGCGGACGCGCTGGCGTACGCGCACGCGAAGACGCTGCCGGACGGCACGCCGCTGCGGCTGGTGCACCGGGACGTGACGCCGGGCAACGTGCTGGTGTCGCGCGAGGGCATCGTCAAGCTGGCCGACTTCGGCATCGTGAAGAGCGCGGTGAACCTGGAGCGCACGCTGGTGGGCGTGGTGAAGGGGAAGTACCCGTACATGTCCCCGGAGCAGATCCACAACCGGGAGCTGGACCACCGCTCGGACCTGTTCTCGCTGGGCATCGTCCTCTACGAGACCTCCACCGGGAAGCGCCTGTTCAAGCGCGACACCGTGGAGGCCACCATCTTCGCCACGTCCCAGGCGGAGGTGCCTCCGCCCTCCGAGGTGGTGCCGGGCTTCCCCGCCGAGCTGGAGCGCATCCTCCTGCGGCTGCTGGCGAGGGAGCCCGATGCGCGCTACGCGAATGCGCGCGAGGTGCGCGAGGAGCTGGAGCAGTTCCGCGCCTCGCAGGGCTGGACGCCCGGCGGCCGCGAGCTGGCCACGGCGGTGACGACGCTGTTCCCCCCCGACAAGACGGGGCAGGTCCCCACCGCCCTGTCCGCCTTCGGCGCGTCCGCGTCCGGGTCCGGCAGCGGCTCCAGCAGCAGCCGCACGCCCAGCGGCGTCCCGGGCTCGCGGCCCGCCCCCGTCGAGGCCACCAGCGCGACGGAGCACGTGCCGAGCGCGCCCGCCATGGCGCCCGCGAAGGCCGAAGGATTTCCCCTGGGGATTGCGGTGGCCGCGGGCGTCGCGGTCCTCGGCACCGCCCTGTTCTGGATGTTCGTCGCCTGA
- a CDS encoding PEGA domain-containing protein, producing MKQKTWIAVILLGTVAVNAVAYLAVRSRRAAEAPFAAGAEPARAAPATVASVSPPPAPAAVEPAREDANEGLARARRAAGLAALEDREYDTAVSEFTEALRLRGDDKGDLVELLRIAVDLQTREQARAARAERSKPSRETAATSRAAKTRAARLAARTQPKEKEKEAAPAEVEESRGALLLVTSTPPGLTVLVDGKAVDLTPARVPMRVGTYRVAIAQGGRKLAEETVELAEDDVHSINRDLTADVAPPPARAAPAPMAAALPSPAAASPVSAQQPAAARAVPATAPASPEPPPPATARTAPTSVASAAVAQKGDLDVSSPSLYGEVWINNRPYGFPPIKAQGLPAGTARVEVRVNGVVKRKMNVEVEPGRLTAVRVR from the coding sequence ATGAAACAGAAGACCTGGATTGCCGTCATCCTCCTGGGCACCGTCGCCGTCAACGCGGTGGCCTACCTGGCCGTGCGCTCCCGGCGCGCCGCCGAAGCGCCCTTCGCCGCTGGTGCCGAACCCGCTCGCGCGGCGCCCGCCACCGTGGCGTCGGTCTCGCCCCCGCCAGCCCCCGCCGCCGTCGAGCCCGCGCGGGAGGATGCGAACGAGGGGCTGGCCCGCGCCCGGCGGGCCGCCGGTCTGGCCGCGCTGGAGGACCGCGAGTACGACACCGCCGTCTCCGAGTTCACCGAGGCGCTGCGGCTGCGCGGGGACGACAAGGGAGACCTGGTGGAGCTGCTGCGCATCGCGGTGGACCTGCAGACGCGCGAGCAGGCCCGGGCGGCGCGCGCCGAGCGCTCCAAGCCGTCGCGGGAGACGGCCGCGACGTCCCGCGCGGCGAAGACCCGGGCGGCCCGGCTCGCCGCGCGCACGCAGCCCAAGGAGAAGGAGAAGGAAGCCGCCCCCGCCGAGGTGGAGGAGTCCCGGGGCGCGCTGCTGCTGGTGACGTCCACGCCCCCGGGGCTGACGGTGCTGGTGGATGGGAAGGCCGTGGACCTCACGCCGGCGCGCGTGCCCATGCGCGTGGGCACGTACCGCGTGGCCATCGCCCAGGGTGGGCGCAAGCTGGCCGAGGAGACCGTGGAGCTGGCCGAGGACGATGTCCACTCCATCAACCGCGACCTGACGGCCGACGTCGCGCCGCCTCCCGCTCGCGCCGCTCCGGCGCCGATGGCGGCGGCGCTCCCCTCCCCCGCGGCCGCGAGCCCCGTGAGCGCGCAGCAGCCCGCGGCGGCCCGCGCCGTGCCTGCAACCGCGCCGGCCAGCCCCGAGCCCCCGCCGCCCGCCACGGCCCGCACCGCGCCCACCTCCGTGGCCTCCGCCGCCGTCGCGCAGAAGGGCGACCTGGACGTCTCGTCCCCGTCCCTCTACGGCGAGGTGTGGATCAACAACCGGCCGTATGGCTTTCCACCCATCAAGGCCCAGGGCCTTCCGGCGGGCACCGCGCGCGTCGAGGTCCGCGTCAACGGCGTGGTGAAGCGGAAGATGAACGTCGAGGTCGAGCCCGGCCGCCTCACCGCGGTCCGCGTCCGCTGA
- a CDS encoding TonB-dependent receptor plug domain-containing protein — MPRTPSCPGISLGLSFLLCAAPAVAGQEAPPAEALPVEEQPASTSEEPEVHSQVASFAVTRLQESPAVVTAMNADEIRASGARDLMDLLLLVPGFFFGVDVQGSVGPGFRGLWGYEGKVLLVVDGKELNEQLYSTMQLGNEFPVELIERIEVVRGPGSVIYGGNAELAVINVITRGVQGSTDLLVSGTYGQLESVNGRRGVTLSGRKVFESVPGLSLFASAGLGQAQRSDAEFQDFFGNSAQMGGNSQLDPTTVQAGVGYKDTQLSVLYQRYNTSTVVAFDEVLSAPAPTEFENLHAELSNRLRPSEQLELVTRLNLTLSEPFRDSDQQSEFYYEKQVRRLRGRAMARWAALDFLQLTAGADVTSDEGRLNGPADVGLQTAFGEEGADRVSYLNLAGFMEAYLDNPIATVVAGARFENHSAFGSSFVPRLVLLRSFGPFSAKALFSRAFRAPGIENISLGDDVRPERTTVFELEGTLRLGEGHAVSANAFDMGVSDPIIYSYDAVSNTEAYRNLGRLGSRGVELDYHLKGSWGRATLNYSFYAPSGRNDVEDYQVPGHSNTFTGMPTHKASLAGSVKVLPWLSISPTAVLVGKRYAVDAPDDAGTSAVQELPTQLLFNLFVRAENVGTPGLELGAGVYNLMGTNFRIAQPYNGGHAPLPVFSREFMVRVSYLLEPGLDS; from the coding sequence ATGCCCCGCACCCCCAGCTGCCCTGGCATCTCCCTTGGCTTGTCCTTCCTCCTGTGCGCGGCGCCCGCCGTCGCCGGACAGGAGGCGCCCCCAGCGGAGGCCCTTCCCGTAGAGGAGCAGCCCGCGAGCACCAGCGAGGAGCCCGAGGTCCACAGCCAGGTGGCCTCGTTCGCCGTCACCCGGCTGCAGGAGTCTCCCGCCGTGGTCACCGCGATGAACGCGGACGAGATTCGCGCGTCGGGTGCGCGAGACTTGATGGACCTGCTGCTGCTGGTGCCCGGCTTCTTCTTCGGCGTGGACGTGCAGGGCTCGGTGGGCCCCGGCTTCCGCGGCCTGTGGGGCTACGAGGGCAAGGTGCTGCTCGTCGTGGACGGCAAGGAGCTGAACGAGCAGCTCTACTCCACGATGCAGCTGGGCAACGAGTTCCCCGTCGAGCTCATCGAGCGCATCGAGGTGGTGCGCGGCCCGGGCTCCGTCATCTACGGCGGCAACGCCGAGCTGGCCGTCATCAACGTCATCACCCGCGGCGTCCAGGGCAGCACGGACCTGTTGGTGTCCGGCACCTACGGGCAGCTCGAGAGCGTCAACGGCCGGCGCGGCGTGACGCTCTCCGGGCGCAAGGTCTTCGAGTCCGTGCCCGGCCTGAGCCTCTTCGCCTCGGCCGGCCTGGGCCAGGCCCAGCGCAGCGACGCCGAGTTCCAGGACTTCTTCGGCAACTCCGCGCAGATGGGCGGCAACAGCCAGCTGGACCCGACGACGGTGCAGGCGGGCGTGGGCTACAAGGACACGCAGCTGAGCGTCCTGTATCAGCGCTACAACACGTCCACCGTCGTCGCCTTCGACGAGGTGCTGTCGGCGCCGGCCCCCACCGAGTTCGAGAACCTCCACGCCGAGCTGAGCAACCGGCTCCGCCCGAGCGAGCAGCTGGAGCTGGTCACCCGCCTCAACCTCACGCTGTCGGAGCCGTTCCGCGATTCCGACCAGCAGTCCGAGTTCTATTACGAGAAGCAGGTGCGGCGGCTGCGTGGGCGCGCCATGGCCCGCTGGGCGGCGCTGGACTTCCTGCAGCTCACCGCGGGCGCGGACGTCACCTCCGATGAGGGCCGGCTCAACGGCCCCGCGGACGTCGGCCTGCAGACAGCCTTCGGCGAGGAGGGGGCCGACCGCGTCTCTTACCTGAACCTGGCCGGCTTCATGGAAGCGTACCTGGACAACCCCATCGCCACGGTGGTGGCCGGCGCGCGCTTCGAGAACCACAGCGCCTTCGGCAGCTCCTTCGTGCCCCGGCTGGTGCTGCTGCGCTCCTTCGGGCCGTTCAGCGCCAAGGCCCTCTTCAGCCGCGCGTTCCGCGCCCCCGGCATCGAGAACATCAGCCTGGGCGACGACGTCCGGCCGGAGCGCACCACCGTGTTCGAGCTGGAGGGCACGCTGCGGCTGGGTGAGGGCCACGCGGTGAGCGCGAACGCCTTCGACATGGGCGTGTCGGACCCCATCATCTACTCGTACGACGCGGTGTCGAACACGGAGGCCTACCGCAACCTGGGACGCCTGGGCAGCCGCGGCGTCGAGCTGGACTACCACCTCAAGGGTAGCTGGGGCCGCGCGACGCTCAACTACTCCTTCTATGCGCCGTCCGGCCGCAACGACGTGGAGGACTACCAGGTGCCCGGGCACTCCAACACCTTCACCGGCATGCCCACGCACAAGGCGTCACTCGCGGGCAGCGTGAAGGTGCTGCCGTGGCTCTCCATCAGCCCCACCGCCGTGCTCGTGGGCAAGCGCTACGCCGTGGACGCGCCGGATGACGCGGGCACCTCCGCCGTGCAGGAGCTGCCCACGCAGCTGCTCTTCAACCTCTTCGTGCGCGCGGAGAATGTGGGCACGCCCGGACTCGAGCTGGGCGCCGGTGTCTACAACCTGATGGGCACCAACTTTCGCATCGCCCAGCCCTACAACGGTGGCCATGCCCCGCTTCCCGTTTTCTCCCGGGAATTCATGGTGCGTGTGAGCTATCTGCTCGAGCCGGGCCTCGACTCATAA
- a CDS encoding peptidoglycan-binding protein, protein MRVDGSSRSSQAHSPKDAGDVQKSESAEHNEVRTEESSQATGHDSESHFEEEDSSSYRLSPPPPPPPPEPEPEEELPLPRKDLKRGATGEDVAAVQDSLVELGYLTKEQVATGPGLFGPQTEAALKKFQQEHGVTANGEYAASTREALSKALSQAARSGGRAPGSAMSAEQAFITQFTSEYNPYGPRGSTNCGPASLAMSLAYTGHMPPGLTKEQQVDHARALMSPRRASEFTYAQASDGTRVPMLNRDRELTGGTMVGDGIKGAGLDSRYGQGWETLDKQLAAGNPVIANGYTNSAWRSQFPERMGSGDVGHLNAILGKTAEGKYIVADPLHTGGPVEMTRAQLSVFFSPTGGQPSFNALEGASRGAGAAAAGASAGAAAAGGAAGLPSGRGTNVAELLRNAASGLPLPQPGVATSNTQVRTQVATQATGATPATKAQEDAKALDATLQRSLQEGAAQFERLINDNPDPAYQEALVKAARPALVKMGEYFSSVSPETDRKLRPPPPQKPPDLSDRTVLNELGGQENNIKYQTYYSLARAAEKLREPSAGLMGAAFADKMPPGITQGPLLGAVRNTLAADIGTKLAFEIERSLSRSTVTTPNAPTHFRDAQLLHEALWKPIDAIRTNFVAAAEKAEEHQKKLTELLSGPAKVLTDEQKQAVIAAFMTPERKADMEKFEQLSKQLAQVAPDGVPPSDADPRVQELARALPRMAETDSGAEYLARQLEAKGEGKHVFLDVASKLKDGKDFDEKLAIALVKSAGRDAIKAASIRDVTTAKEIYEGLAQYAPLFGMRPDDMRTYTSVLQTLKPNMSAEQYKRNMEPLDTLLRKQEAGLIGNPDTRGGQALRGLGVAISLAALASDASEWSEGDVAAHLKVVGDYISVGADGAGYLTDILVKGASASKLMGRLSAVGAILGAAGDAIQGFQAVKEGKYFSGAASGAQAIGGAILAASAFVSLAPGLQLAGAALFVGGLIVKFLDPDQLVLREQQIDLLEQSGMDRQLAESLIYSGPEFLEETLGQGSGMSPKDIQHFLGTHPELAGHKGYIRTLAQAAHEFGMTGPNMEEFVERLSRAHNHGSEDMFNLGDQLHTLFFGQMPTMDANGRPVTQGQRFRDWVERSHPEVATWVRDAQRRAGGD, encoded by the coding sequence ATGCGCGTCGATGGTTCATCACGTTCGTCACAGGCTCATTCACCGAAGGACGCGGGGGACGTCCAGAAGAGCGAGTCAGCCGAGCACAACGAAGTCCGGACGGAGGAGTCGTCCCAGGCCACGGGGCATGACTCCGAGTCGCACTTCGAGGAGGAGGACTCTTCTTCGTACCGGCTGAGCCCGCCGCCTCCGCCGCCGCCTCCCGAGCCGGAGCCCGAGGAGGAGCTTCCGCTTCCGAGGAAGGACCTGAAGCGCGGCGCCACCGGTGAGGATGTGGCGGCGGTCCAGGACTCGCTGGTGGAGCTGGGCTATCTGACGAAGGAGCAGGTGGCCACCGGGCCGGGCCTCTTCGGCCCGCAGACGGAGGCCGCGCTCAAGAAGTTCCAGCAGGAGCATGGCGTCACCGCCAACGGTGAGTATGCCGCCAGCACCCGCGAGGCGCTGTCGAAGGCGCTGTCGCAGGCGGCGCGCTCCGGTGGCCGGGCGCCGGGCTCGGCCATGTCGGCGGAGCAGGCGTTCATCACCCAGTTCACCTCCGAGTACAACCCGTACGGTCCGCGCGGCAGCACCAACTGCGGCCCCGCGAGCCTGGCGATGTCGCTGGCATACACCGGGCACATGCCGCCGGGGCTCACCAAGGAGCAGCAGGTGGACCATGCGCGCGCGCTGATGAGCCCGCGCCGCGCGTCGGAGTTCACGTATGCGCAGGCGTCGGACGGCACGCGCGTGCCGATGCTCAACCGCGACCGCGAGCTGACCGGCGGCACCATGGTGGGTGACGGCATCAAGGGCGCGGGGCTCGACTCGCGCTACGGGCAGGGCTGGGAGACGCTGGACAAGCAGCTCGCCGCGGGCAACCCCGTCATCGCCAATGGCTACACCAACTCGGCCTGGCGCTCGCAGTTCCCCGAGCGCATGGGCTCGGGCGACGTGGGCCACCTCAACGCCATCCTCGGCAAGACGGCGGAGGGGAAGTACATCGTCGCGGACCCGCTGCACACCGGCGGCCCGGTGGAGATGACGCGCGCGCAGCTCAGCGTCTTCTTCTCGCCCACCGGCGGCCAGCCCTCGTTCAACGCGCTGGAGGGCGCGTCACGCGGTGCTGGAGCCGCCGCCGCGGGTGCCAGCGCGGGCGCGGCGGCGGCCGGGGGCGCGGCGGGGCTGCCCTCGGGCCGTGGGACGAATGTCGCGGAGCTGCTGCGCAACGCCGCCAGCGGCCTGCCGCTGCCCCAGCCCGGCGTGGCGACGAGCAACACCCAGGTGCGGACCCAGGTGGCGACGCAGGCCACGGGCGCCACTCCCGCGACAAAGGCCCAGGAGGATGCGAAGGCGCTCGACGCGACGCTCCAGCGCAGCCTGCAGGAGGGCGCGGCCCAGTTCGAGAGGCTCATCAACGACAACCCGGACCCGGCCTACCAGGAGGCCCTGGTCAAGGCCGCCCGGCCCGCGCTGGTGAAGATGGGCGAGTACTTCTCCAGCGTGTCGCCTGAGACGGACCGCAAGCTGCGCCCGCCGCCGCCGCAGAAGCCGCCGGACCTGAGCGACCGCACGGTCCTCAACGAGCTGGGCGGCCAGGAAAACAACATCAAGTACCAGACGTACTACAGCCTGGCGCGCGCGGCGGAGAAGCTGCGGGAGCCGTCCGCGGGGCTGATGGGCGCGGCCTTCGCGGACAAGATGCCGCCGGGCATCACCCAGGGGCCGCTGCTGGGCGCGGTGAGGAACACGCTCGCCGCGGACATCGGCACGAAGCTGGCCTTCGAAATCGAGCGCTCGCTCTCGCGGTCTACCGTCACCACGCCCAACGCCCCCACGCACTTCCGCGACGCCCAGCTGCTCCACGAGGCGCTGTGGAAGCCCATCGATGCGATTCGCACGAACTTCGTCGCCGCCGCGGAGAAGGCGGAGGAGCACCAGAAGAAGCTCACCGAGCTGCTCAGCGGCCCGGCCAAGGTGCTCACCGACGAGCAGAAGCAGGCCGTCATCGCCGCCTTCATGACGCCGGAGCGCAAGGCGGACATGGAGAAGTTCGAGCAGCTCAGCAAGCAGCTCGCCCAGGTGGCGCCGGACGGGGTGCCGCCGAGCGACGCGGACCCGCGGGTGCAGGAGCTGGCGCGCGCGCTGCCGCGCATGGCCGAGACGGACTCGGGCGCCGAGTACCTCGCGAGGCAGCTGGAGGCCAAGGGCGAGGGCAAGCATGTCTTCCTGGACGTGGCGTCCAAGCTCAAGGACGGCAAGGACTTCGACGAGAAGCTCGCCATCGCGCTCGTGAAGTCCGCGGGCCGTGACGCCATCAAGGCCGCCAGCATCCGCGACGTCACCACGGCGAAGGAGATCTACGAGGGCCTGGCGCAGTACGCGCCCCTCTTCGGGATGCGCCCGGATGACATGCGGACGTACACGTCCGTGCTGCAGACGCTCAAGCCCAACATGTCGGCCGAGCAGTACAAGCGGAACATGGAGCCGCTCGACACCCTGCTGCGGAAGCAGGAGGCGGGCCTGATTGGCAATCCCGACACCCGGGGCGGCCAGGCGCTGCGCGGCCTGGGTGTCGCCATCTCCTTGGCGGCGCTCGCCTCGGATGCCAGCGAGTGGTCCGAGGGGGACGTGGCCGCCCATCTGAAGGTGGTCGGCGACTACATCAGCGTGGGCGCGGACGGCGCGGGCTACCTCACCGACATCCTGGTGAAGGGCGCGTCGGCCTCCAAGCTCATGGGCCGGCTGTCCGCGGTGGGCGCCATCCTCGGCGCGGCGGGTGATGCCATCCAGGGCTTCCAGGCCGTGAAGGAGGGCAAGTACTTCAGTGGCGCCGCCTCGGGCGCGCAGGCCATCGGCGGGGCCATCCTCGCCGCGTCCGCCTTCGTCAGCCTGGCCCCCGGCCTTCAGCTGGCGGGCGCCGCCCTGTTCGTGGGCGGCCTCATCGTGAAGTTCCTGGACCCGGACCAGCTCGTCCTGCGCGAGCAGCAGATTGATTTGCTGGAGCAGAGCGGCATGGACCGGCAGCTGGCCGAGAGCCTCATCTACTCCGGGCCCGAGTTCCTGGAGGAGACGCTGGGCCAGGGCTCCGGCATGTCCCCGAAGGACATCCAGCACTTCCTCGGCACGCACCCGGAGCTCGCGGGCCACAAGGGCTACATCCGGACGCTCGCCCAGGCCGCACACGAGTTCGGCATGACGGGCCCCAACATGGAGGAGTTCGTCGAGCGCCTGTCGCGGGCCCACAACCACGGCTCCGAGGACATGTTCAACCTGGGCGACCAGCTGCACACGCTGTTCTTCGGGCAGATGCCGACGATGGACGCCAATGGCAGACCCGTCACCCAGGGGCAGCGCTTCCGCGACTGGGTGGAGCGCAGCCACCCGGAGGTCGCCACCTGGGTGCGCGACGCCCAGCGCCGGGCGGGCGGCGACTGA
- a CDS encoding ROK family transcriptional regulator, with protein MRVGTVEMTVDAAGMRAQNSSLLLNMIWRERQISRAEIARRTELSPSTVSAIVADLEHSGLVRSIGAGVSRGGRRPTLIGFCDDAFSIVGVELGATHVTAVLSDLRGRVRAHRHAPQAVRDDPKGTLQKVRELVQECLDAERVPKRSVVGMGVAVPSPVHPSAPGKLSPLIVPAWRDYDVQESLKSAFGLPVFVDNDANLGALSECYWGAGVGGEDLTYIKLATGIGSGFIIHGDVYRGSGGTAGEIGHIAVDPAGPQCVCGLRGCLVTLIGSGPLVERARELMGVKGRRAPTVRELVEGARAGEPAARQVIDSLGHYLGIAVAGLLNLLNPAIVVLGGEISSVGDLLLDPLRASVRKRALSTSMAETRIVTSALGDRAIAVGAATLVLQAALRDRSFFPLQHAGKSA; from the coding sequence ATGCGAGTGGGAACGGTGGAGATGACGGTCGACGCGGCGGGCATGCGCGCGCAGAACAGCAGCCTGTTGCTCAACATGATCTGGCGCGAGCGGCAGATCTCCCGCGCGGAGATAGCCCGGCGGACGGAGCTGAGCCCGTCCACCGTGTCGGCCATCGTGGCCGACCTGGAGCACTCGGGCCTGGTGCGCAGCATCGGCGCCGGGGTGTCCCGGGGCGGCCGCCGGCCCACCCTCATCGGCTTCTGTGACGACGCGTTCAGCATCGTGGGCGTGGAGCTGGGCGCCACGCACGTGACGGCCGTCCTGTCCGACCTGCGCGGCCGGGTGCGCGCCCACCGCCACGCGCCGCAGGCGGTGCGCGACGACCCGAAGGGCACGCTGCAGAAGGTGCGCGAGCTGGTGCAGGAGTGCCTGGACGCCGAGCGCGTGCCGAAGCGCTCGGTGGTGGGCATGGGCGTCGCGGTGCCCAGCCCCGTGCACCCGTCCGCGCCGGGCAAGCTGTCGCCGCTCATCGTGCCGGCGTGGCGCGACTACGACGTGCAGGAGTCCTTGAAGTCGGCCTTCGGCCTGCCGGTGTTCGTGGACAACGACGCGAACCTGGGCGCGCTGTCGGAGTGCTACTGGGGCGCGGGCGTGGGCGGCGAGGACCTGACGTACATCAAGCTGGCCACGGGCATCGGCTCGGGCTTCATCATCCACGGCGACGTCTACCGTGGCTCCGGCGGCACCGCCGGCGAGATTGGCCACATCGCGGTGGACCCCGCGGGGCCGCAGTGCGTGTGCGGGCTGCGCGGGTGCCTGGTCACCCTCATCGGCTCCGGGCCGCTGGTGGAGCGCGCGCGGGAGCTGATGGGCGTCAAGGGGCGCCGGGCGCCCACGGTGCGGGAGCTGGTGGAGGGGGCGCGCGCGGGTGAGCCGGCCGCGCGCCAGGTCATCGACAGCCTGGGGCACTACCTGGGCATCGCCGTGGCGGGCCTGCTCAACCTGCTCAACCCCGCCATCGTCGTGCTGGGCGGAGAGATCTCCTCGGTGGGAGACCTGCTGCTGGACCCGCTTCGCGCGTCGGTGCGCAAGCGGGCGCTGTCCACCTCCATGGCGGAGACGCGCATCGTCACCTCCGCCCTGGGAGACCGCGCCATCGCCGTGGGCGCGGCCACGCTCGTGCTGCAGGCGGCGCTGCGCGACCGCTCCTTCTTCCCACTCCAACATGCAGGAAAATCCGCATGA